A single genomic interval of Spinacia oleracea cultivar Varoflay chromosome 6, BTI_SOV_V1, whole genome shotgun sequence harbors:
- the LOC130463269 gene encoding uncharacterized protein: MSSYVDEILCDVIPMDACHILLGLSWKFDRDVVHKGRSNEYELRDKGKKIMLKPISSQAVRSMSTKEKKRPNLTMLASEREIEQNLDHGEEVYFLVAKEDSTKDQTSREDIPINELLFEYKYVFPDDLPPGASLHYKAAYRCNPEETKELHKKIDELVSRGYVRESLSPCVVPVFLVPKKD, from the exons ATGAGTTCTTATGTGGATGAAATTTTGTGTGACGTTATTCccatggatgcttgtcatatatTGTTAGGGCTTTCTTGGAAATTCGATAGGGATGTCGTACACAAGGGAAGAAGCAATGAATATGAGTTGAGGGACAAGGGCAAGAAAATCATGTTGAAACCAATCTCTTCACaggcggttcgatccatgagtacTAAAGAGAAAAAGAGACCGAATCTTACCATGTTAGCTAGCGAACGGGAGATTGAGCAGAACCTTGATCACGGAGAAGAAGTGTATTTTCTCGTAGCCAAAGAAGATTCAACAAAGGACCAGACTTCGAGGGAGGACATCCCCATTAACGAGTTACTGTTTGAGTACAAATATGTGTTTCCCGATGacttaccaccag GAGCCTCACTGCATTATAAGGCTGCCTATCGCTGTAATCCAGAGGAAACCAAGGAATTACATAagaaaattgatgaacttgtgagtcgGGGTTATGTTCgtgaaagcttgagtccatgtgttGTACCCGTTTTTCTTGTACCTAAGAAGGACTGA